A region from the Salminus brasiliensis chromosome 22, fSalBra1.hap2, whole genome shotgun sequence genome encodes:
- the cox11 gene encoding cytochrome c oxidase assembly protein COX11, mitochondrial — protein MLLSFVLRECFAKHHVQVALCNAHMCAKNLNVRGLATSTSQLFGRRTSQHFVNQMRGAKTHRKKTHSQENEWKQRNKTALTYIAAAGVGMIGMSYAAVPLYRLYCQATGLGGTASAGHDAELVETMKPVKDRVIKVTFNADTHASLQWNFRPQQSEIYVVPGETALAFYKARNPTDKPVIGISTYNVVPFEAGQYFNKIQCFCFEEQRLNPQEEVDMPVFFYIDPEFDDDPRMARVDNIILSYTFFEAKEGQKLPLPGYSQISST, from the exons ATGCTTCTGTCTTTTGTGCTTCGTGAGTGCTTTGCAAAGCACCATGTACAAGTAGCCCTCTGCAATGCTCATATGTGTGCTAAAAACCTAAACGTCCGAGGACTAGCCACTTCCACTAGCCAGCTCTTTGGCAGAAGAACATCTCAGCATTTTGTTAACCAGATGCGAGgagctaaaacacacagaaaaaaaacacacagccaagaaAATGAATGGAAGCAGAGGAATAAGACCGCCCTAACGTATATAGCAGCAGCCGGGGTTGGCATGATTGGCATGTCATATGCTGCAGTGCCACTCTACAGACTATACTGCCAG GCAACAGGACTGGGTGGCACAGCTTCCGCGGGACATGATGCAGAATTAGTGGAGACAATGAAGCCGGTTAAGGACCGTGTTATTAAAGTCACCTTCAATGCTGACACACACGCCAGCCTCCAGTGGAACTTCCGCCCTCAGCAGTCTGAGATCTAT GTTGTGCCAGGAGAAACAGCATTAGCATTTTACAAAGCACGAAATCCCACAGACAAACCTGTAATAGGAATCTCTACCTACAATGTTGTGCCGTTTGAAGCCGGGCAGTACTTTAACAAAATTCAG TGTTTCTGCTTTGAAGAACAGAGGTTAAACCCTCAGGAAGAGGTGGACATGcctgttttcttttacattgacCCAGAGTTTGATGATGACCCTAGGATGGCTCGGGTTGATAACATCATACTTTCTTATACCTTTTTTGAAGCCAAAGAAGGACAGAAATTACCTCTTCCTGGGTACAGCCAAATAAGCAGTACATGA